In one window of Burkholderia sp. NRF60-BP8 DNA:
- a CDS encoding helix-turn-helix transcriptional regulator, whose product MISRPAMRDVCAIGPNGSRVSWHPPHKWRRQPVAPSFAAVSIEHYIASATEIVDLETTGPILGMYLQAPTTLELRTNTGRWAPARVRGPLAYVPPGFSFSGRWSDEIEWISVHFEPSWLSRTGLQSDGWFASGALRMDVIDDLLAQIVRSLHEDAVAGMPQGPTYAEALGSAALHRMLHLESRPQAKQYAHAGMMRKAGEYIRDHFRGPLTLMMVAEAVGYPGDLYSFIRSFRKAHGLTPHQYIIESRLQAARRLIERGACDVTEAALDCGFSSASHFSATFRKRWGVSPSALKPRAATAMPAEAKESTGR is encoded by the coding sequence GTGATCAGCCGGCCAGCCATGAGGGACGTCTGCGCGATTGGGCCGAACGGAAGCCGCGTCAGTTGGCATCCGCCGCACAAGTGGAGAAGGCAGCCCGTCGCGCCGTCGTTCGCCGCGGTCTCGATCGAGCACTACATCGCCAGCGCCACGGAAATCGTCGATCTGGAGACGACCGGCCCGATCCTGGGCATGTACCTGCAGGCGCCGACGACGCTCGAGCTGCGCACGAACACCGGCCGGTGGGCGCCCGCCCGCGTTCGCGGGCCGCTGGCCTATGTTCCGCCCGGCTTCTCGTTTTCCGGCCGATGGTCCGATGAAATCGAGTGGATCAGCGTCCACTTCGAACCGTCATGGCTGTCGCGGACGGGGCTGCAAAGCGACGGCTGGTTTGCGTCGGGCGCGCTCCGGATGGACGTGATCGACGACCTCCTCGCGCAGATCGTCCGCAGCCTCCATGAAGACGCCGTCGCGGGGATGCCGCAAGGTCCGACCTATGCGGAAGCGCTCGGGTCCGCCGCGCTGCATCGCATGTTGCACCTGGAGTCGCGGCCGCAGGCGAAGCAATATGCGCATGCGGGCATGATGCGCAAGGCCGGCGAGTACATCAGGGATCATTTCCGCGGCCCGCTGACGCTGATGATGGTGGCCGAGGCCGTCGGCTACCCGGGCGATCTCTATTCGTTCATCCGGAGTTTCAGAAAAGCCCACGGACTGACGCCGCACCAGTACATCATCGAGAGCCGCCTTCAAGCCGCCCGCCGCCTGATCGAGCGCGGCGCATGCGACGTGACGGAAGCCGCGCTCGACTGCGGCTTCTCGTCGGCCAGCCACTTTTCGGCGACATTCCGCAAGCGGTGGGGCGTGTCGCCATCCGCGCTCAAGCCGCGTGCCGCGACCGCTATGCCAGCGGAAGCGAAAGAATCCACAGGCCGCTGA
- a CDS encoding DUF6765 family protein gives MPLTCAGFEADVHFGLTLWLARQAGFAPRDAEAIALADQRIDAGSIEYMTSPLQYACLSRFVPDAVDAQARHYPGARSVPADARASVVVPGGPAALAPVDAALGKAGGGKAAFMLGEFGRALHGWQDSWAHRGVPSVPDWSRDGIACDAGLAMAAPLDRRTPSSHAADLTWRRPADTEAMAQATYLQMIRYPNIEGAARKATPWDQVRQRFPGFVAARTKRAKSDWFVANGIADTSFLDGISLPDGPAWKAVRWHGRRDLPVPLPSATQAGVDKDVVDFYTRFFVDWVTTSPVDKRWLPAISAERGKKPDDALVNALVEWRLRDHGAHLAVEGLPHSTTHSPTPAHDRASFEVFRSLNDAVLPLIVEGEKPSPVLPFLVFALPRSSAGNPRAVALVKLLDAPYDTVGIVSEKRNGAGWKVTGWVSSADY, from the coding sequence ATGCCGCTGACGTGTGCCGGTTTCGAGGCCGACGTGCACTTCGGCCTCACGCTGTGGCTCGCCCGGCAGGCCGGCTTCGCGCCGCGCGACGCCGAGGCCATTGCGCTCGCGGATCAACGCATCGACGCAGGATCGATCGAGTACATGACGTCGCCGTTGCAGTACGCGTGCTTGTCGCGCTTTGTCCCCGATGCCGTCGATGCGCAGGCTCGGCACTATCCGGGCGCGCGCAGCGTGCCGGCCGATGCGCGGGCAAGCGTAGTCGTGCCCGGCGGGCCGGCTGCGCTGGCGCCTGTCGACGCGGCGCTCGGCAAGGCCGGCGGCGGCAAGGCCGCGTTCATGCTCGGCGAATTCGGCCGCGCGCTCCATGGCTGGCAGGATTCGTGGGCGCATCGCGGGGTGCCGTCCGTTCCGGACTGGAGCCGCGACGGCATTGCGTGCGATGCCGGCCTGGCGATGGCGGCGCCGCTCGATCGACGCACGCCGTCGAGCCACGCGGCGGATCTGACCTGGCGTCGGCCCGCCGATACGGAGGCGATGGCGCAGGCGACCTATCTTCAGATGATCAGGTATCCGAACATAGAGGGAGCGGCGCGGAAGGCGACACCGTGGGATCAGGTCCGGCAACGGTTTCCCGGCTTCGTCGCCGCGCGAACGAAGCGCGCGAAGTCGGACTGGTTCGTCGCGAACGGCATCGCGGATACGTCGTTTCTCGACGGTATCAGCCTGCCCGACGGGCCTGCGTGGAAGGCAGTCCGATGGCACGGGCGGCGCGACCTGCCCGTGCCGCTGCCGTCGGCGACGCAGGCCGGCGTCGACAAGGACGTCGTCGATTTCTACACGCGCTTTTTCGTCGACTGGGTCACGACGTCGCCGGTCGACAAGCGCTGGCTGCCTGCGATTTCGGCCGAGCGCGGGAAGAAGCCCGACGATGCACTGGTCAACGCGCTCGTCGAATGGAGACTGAGGGATCACGGCGCTCATCTGGCCGTCGAAGGGCTGCCGCATTCGACGACGCATTCGCCCACGCCTGCGCACGATCGCGCCTCGTTCGAGGTGTTCAGGTCACTGAACGACGCCGTACTGCCGCTGATCGTCGAAGGCGAGAAACCGTCCCCCGTCCTGCCTTTCCTCGTGTTTGCGCTACCGCGCTCGAGCGCCGGCAACCCGCGCGCCGTTGCACTCGTCAAATTGCTCGACGCGCCGTACGACACCGTGGGGATCGTGTCGGAGAAGCGCAATGGGGCCGGCTGGAAGGTGACGGGGTGGGTCTCGTCCGCCGACTACTGA
- a CDS encoding LVIVD repeat-containing protein has translation MQSPIRAAFALSLCMFVLAGCGGEADDTPAATPGVSVADYVVPRVPSCSPGDTPETALQGQVPAALRQAGFGGFNCNLKRVSQVQGEGASWSAATYTDRKGQTCFYHATMGASALFNNPDAPPRVNPGVPVIDITNPAQPVRVSSLTSTSMIDPWESLRVNVARGILAADNGLGGGGGPEIDLYDIASDCTRPQLLASVPVGTGEDGGIVPATRSLGHEGGFSPDGLTYYVGGAFTKSYYAVDLTVPTRPKMIAAISLSDLGMGSFSHGLSVSQDGTRAYFVASGNGGAAVGMSAPPLNDANATGDNGFFVVDTSEVQSRRPNAQMHRIATVPVRNGSIAQHTISFAVAGRPYLIEVDEGGGGGIQDPGATAVKAACNAGVAPFPMGHIYDMSNEAVPRLVSELRLETHAIANCSKVMPDIAGLTTFTYGAHYCSVDNRQNATALACSYFNSGIRVFDIRDPSKPKEIAYYNPASVKSPGAGSAHLMFGQYRAGGPDWCASRLDFDFDRHLLTTACQDNGMLVLSFENGSWPFPESTKATEIGN, from the coding sequence ATGCAATCACCGATTCGCGCAGCGTTCGCGCTGTCGCTCTGCATGTTCGTGCTGGCCGGATGTGGCGGAGAGGCCGACGACACGCCGGCGGCCACGCCCGGCGTGTCCGTGGCCGACTATGTCGTGCCGCGCGTGCCGAGCTGCAGCCCGGGCGATACGCCCGAGACCGCGCTGCAGGGGCAGGTGCCGGCCGCGCTTCGACAGGCCGGATTCGGCGGCTTCAACTGCAACCTGAAACGCGTCAGCCAGGTTCAGGGCGAAGGCGCGTCGTGGTCGGCCGCCACGTATACCGACAGGAAAGGCCAGACCTGCTTCTATCACGCGACGATGGGCGCGAGCGCGCTGTTCAACAATCCCGATGCGCCGCCGCGCGTGAACCCGGGCGTGCCGGTGATCGACATCACCAACCCGGCGCAGCCGGTGCGGGTGAGCTCGCTGACGTCCACGTCGATGATCGATCCGTGGGAGTCGCTGCGCGTGAACGTCGCGCGCGGGATCCTCGCCGCCGACAACGGCCTGGGCGGCGGTGGCGGCCCGGAGATCGACCTGTACGACATTGCTTCGGATTGCACACGGCCGCAGTTGCTGGCGAGCGTGCCTGTCGGCACGGGCGAGGACGGCGGCATCGTCCCGGCCACCCGGTCGCTCGGTCACGAAGGCGGATTTTCACCAGACGGGCTGACCTATTACGTCGGCGGCGCCTTCACGAAAAGCTACTACGCGGTCGACCTGACCGTGCCGACCCGGCCGAAGATGATTGCCGCGATCAGCCTGTCGGATCTGGGCATGGGCAGCTTCTCGCACGGCCTGTCGGTGAGCCAGGACGGAACGCGGGCGTACTTCGTCGCGTCGGGGAACGGCGGCGCGGCCGTCGGCATGAGTGCGCCGCCGCTGAACGACGCGAACGCGACCGGCGACAACGGCTTTTTCGTCGTCGATACCAGCGAAGTGCAGAGCCGGCGTCCCAACGCGCAGATGCACCGGATCGCGACCGTGCCGGTGCGGAACGGCAGCATCGCGCAACATACGATCTCGTTCGCCGTGGCGGGCAGGCCGTATCTGATCGAAGTCGACGAGGGCGGGGGCGGCGGGATCCAGGATCCGGGCGCAACGGCCGTCAAGGCCGCGTGCAATGCCGGCGTGGCGCCGTTCCCGATGGGGCACATCTACGACATGTCCAACGAAGCCGTGCCGCGACTGGTGTCGGAGCTCCGGCTCGAAACGCACGCGATCGCGAACTGCAGCAAGGTCATGCCCGATATCGCCGGCCTGACCACGTTCACGTACGGCGCGCACTACTGCAGCGTCGACAATCGGCAGAATGCGACCGCGCTCGCATGCAGTTACTTCAACTCCGGCATTCGCGTTTTCGACATTCGCGATCCGTCGAAGCCGAAGGAGATCGCGTACTACAACCCGGCTTCCGTGAAGTCGCCCGGCGCGGGCTCGGCGCATCTGATGTTCGGCCAGTACCGTGCGGGCGGGCCGGACTGGTGCGCGTCGCGTCTGGATTTCGATTTCGACCGGCATCTCCTGACCACCGCATGCCAGGACAACGGCATGCTCGTGCTGTCGTTCGAGAACGGCAGTTGGCCGTTCCCTGAAAGCACGAAGGCAACGGAGATCGGCAATTGA